The following coding sequences are from one Halorubrum sp. BOL3-1 window:
- the larE gene encoding ATP-dependent sacrificial sulfur transferase LarE produces the protein MSEHARPVGDGSLDPETAAKARSARDALGERDGVLVAFSGGVDSSVVAALARDALGGDAVACTARSETLPAAELGDAKRVAGEVGIRHETVTFSELDDPEFVANDGDRCYHCRTMRLGRMYETARDLGIDTVCDGTNADDPGEGHRPGLRAVEELDVFSPLLDAGISKEEVRAVAESYDLSVSDKPSMACLSSRIPTGLEVTEERLTRIEKAERVLREWGFEGFRVRDHDGLARVEIAPDELERALDPAFADAVHEHLTDLGFEYVTLDMAGYRTGSVSPGGADEGGSNGADGTDGERGSNGADDDRESGEGTDDGVDIGRRYPR, from the coding sequence ATGAGCGAACACGCGCGCCCCGTCGGCGACGGGTCGCTCGACCCCGAGACGGCGGCGAAGGCGAGGAGCGCTCGCGACGCGCTCGGCGAGCGCGACGGCGTCCTCGTCGCGTTCTCGGGCGGCGTCGACTCCTCCGTGGTCGCGGCGCTCGCCCGCGACGCGCTGGGCGGCGACGCGGTGGCGTGTACCGCCCGCAGCGAGACGCTCCCGGCGGCGGAGCTGGGGGACGCGAAGCGGGTCGCAGGCGAGGTCGGAATCCGCCACGAGACGGTGACGTTCTCGGAGCTGGACGACCCGGAGTTCGTCGCTAACGACGGCGACCGCTGTTACCACTGCCGGACGATGCGGCTCGGCCGGATGTACGAGACCGCCCGCGACCTCGGGATCGACACCGTCTGCGACGGGACGAACGCCGACGACCCCGGGGAGGGCCACCGCCCGGGCCTCCGCGCAGTCGAGGAGCTCGACGTGTTCTCGCCGCTGCTCGACGCGGGGATCTCGAAGGAGGAGGTCCGCGCGGTCGCGGAGTCCTACGACCTGTCGGTGTCCGACAAGCCCTCGATGGCGTGTCTCTCCTCGCGGATCCCGACCGGACTGGAGGTGACAGAGGAGCGGCTGACCCGGATCGAGAAGGCCGAGCGGGTGCTCCGCGAGTGGGGATTCGAGGGGTTCCGCGTCCGCGACCACGACGGTCTCGCGCGCGTCGAGATCGCGCCCGACGAACTGGAGCGCGCGCTCGATCCCGCGTTCGCCGACGCGGTCCACGAACACCTCACCGACCTCGGCTTCGAGTACGTCACGCTCGACATGGCCGGCTACCGGACGGGGAGCGTGAGTCCGGGCGGCGCGGACGAGGGCGGTTCGAACGGCGCGGACGGCACGGACGGCGAGCGGGGTTCGAACGGCGCGGACGACGACCGCGAATCGGGCGAGGGAACGGACGACGGCGTCGACATCGGCCGTCGATACCCGCGCTGA
- the serB gene encoding phosphoserine phosphatase SerB — MSLIAFDFDGTLSDSEMTVLLAERAGVADEVAGITERAMNDEISYAESLYRRAELLEGLSESDAADAFGAVKIRPGAARLVERLRDEGHHVAVLTGGFERGVEAALDREGVAVDTIVANRLPTGADGALTGEAEGPLVEGTKDDALAELAAGVGVPTADTVAVGDGANDLPMLEVAGLAVGFVPKSAVRPVCDAVVASMYRLGKVLEAHGVLAAAE; from the coding sequence ATGAGTCTCATCGCGTTCGACTTCGACGGGACGCTCTCCGACTCCGAGATGACGGTGCTACTCGCGGAGCGGGCCGGCGTCGCCGACGAGGTCGCCGGGATCACCGAGCGGGCGATGAACGACGAGATCAGCTACGCCGAGAGCCTCTACCGACGCGCGGAGCTACTGGAGGGGCTCTCCGAGTCGGACGCCGCCGACGCGTTCGGCGCGGTCAAGATTCGTCCCGGCGCCGCGCGCCTCGTCGAGCGCCTGCGCGACGAGGGGCACCACGTCGCCGTGCTCACGGGCGGGTTCGAGCGCGGCGTCGAGGCGGCGCTGGACCGAGAGGGCGTCGCGGTCGACACGATCGTCGCGAACCGCCTGCCGACCGGGGCGGACGGGGCGCTCACCGGCGAGGCCGAGGGACCGCTCGTCGAGGGGACGAAAGACGACGCGCTCGCGGAGCTGGCGGCCGGTGTCGGCGTGCCGACGGCCGACACGGTGGCGGTCGGTGACGGCGCGAACGACCTGCCGATGCTGGAGGTCGCGGGTCTCGCCGTCGGCTTCGTCCCGAAGTCGGCGGTCCGGCCCGTCTGCGACGCCGTCGTCGCCTCCATGTACCGGCTCGGGAAGGTGTTGGAGGCGCACGG